A single genomic interval of Cydia strobilella chromosome 3, ilCydStro3.1, whole genome shotgun sequence harbors:
- the LOC134755786 gene encoding protein rolling stone-like isoform X2 yields the protein MCKHVVLVPMMTVDSPMQKKTCKPAMLGRVWSASRRALSLEHTPAHQFSCCQWQTQQRPPVAYLIYRWILFIGVVSVGIASFACQQLPKQYEGKVELKYMKWFIYFTNWGFMVIALQSGLALAVVHRYRAERTLNLSWEGTSSGRRPRTPLLCRSYWLAHTVATDLAFVITLVYWTLVYDPKMHEINALNLLVHGGNSVVMLVELAVTAHPVRAAHALYGAGAGLAYGLFSAVYWAVGGTDRAGLTAIYPALDWNKPGSAFGFVALCAVVMVMAHALATCGAALRGRLSARLRVGRQQQQDRQALPAY from the exons CAATGCAGAAGAAGACGTGCAAGCCGGCCATGCTAGGCCGCGTGTGGTCGGCGAGTCGGCGCGCGCTCAGCCTAGAGCACACTCCTGCGCATCAGTTCAGCTGCTGTCAGTGGCAGACGCAGCAGCGGCCGCCGGTCGCCTACCTTATATACAG ATGGATTCTGTTCATCGGTGTGGTATCGGTTGGCATCGCGAGCTTCGCCTGCCAACAATTACCAAAGCAATACGAGGGAAAAGTTGAGCTAAAGTACATGAAGTGGTTCATATACTTCACCAACTGGGGGTTCATGGTGATCGCCCTGCAGTCGGGCCTGGCCCTGGCGGTCGTGCATCGGTACAGAGCGGAGCGGACACTCAATCTGT CGTGGGAGGGTACATCGAGCGGACGGCGACCACGGACGCCTCTCCTATGCCGAAGCTACTGGCTGGCGCACACTGTGGCCACAGACCTCGCCTTCGTCATCACGCTCGTCTACTGGACGCTAGTCTATGACCCGA AAATGCATGAAATAAATGCGCTAAATCTTCTAGTCCATGGCGGCAACTCCGTAGTCATGTTGGTAGAATTGGCAGTGACGGCGCACCCCGTGCGAGCAGCCCATGCGCTCTATGGCGCCGGGGCAGGCCTGGCCTACGGGCTCTTTAGCGCAGTCTACTGGGCTGTCGGGGGCACAGATCGGGCTGGTCTCACTGCCATATATCCCGCGCTGGATTGGAATAAACCTG GCTCAGCATTCGGGTTCGTAGCGCTGTGCGCCGTGGTGATGGTGATGGCGCACGCACTCGCGACGTGCGGGGCGGCGCTGCGCGGGCGCCTGTCCGCGCGCTTGCGCGTTGGACGCCAGCAGCAGCAAGATCGGCAGGCGTTGCCGGCCTACTGA
- the LOC134755786 gene encoding protein rolling stone-like isoform X1 — MCKHVVLVPMMTVDSLRLIAAMQKKTCKPAMLGRVWSASRRALSLEHTPAHQFSCCQWQTQQRPPVAYLIYRWILFIGVVSVGIASFACQQLPKQYEGKVELKYMKWFIYFTNWGFMVIALQSGLALAVVHRYRAERTLNLSWEGTSSGRRPRTPLLCRSYWLAHTVATDLAFVITLVYWTLVYDPKMHEINALNLLVHGGNSVVMLVELAVTAHPVRAAHALYGAGAGLAYGLFSAVYWAVGGTDRAGLTAIYPALDWNKPGSAFGFVALCAVVMVMAHALATCGAALRGRLSARLRVGRQQQQDRQALPAY; from the exons TTCGTTTGATAGCAGCAATGCAGAAGAAGACGTGCAAGCCGGCCATGCTAGGCCGCGTGTGGTCGGCGAGTCGGCGCGCGCTCAGCCTAGAGCACACTCCTGCGCATCAGTTCAGCTGCTGTCAGTGGCAGACGCAGCAGCGGCCGCCGGTCGCCTACCTTATATACAG ATGGATTCTGTTCATCGGTGTGGTATCGGTTGGCATCGCGAGCTTCGCCTGCCAACAATTACCAAAGCAATACGAGGGAAAAGTTGAGCTAAAGTACATGAAGTGGTTCATATACTTCACCAACTGGGGGTTCATGGTGATCGCCCTGCAGTCGGGCCTGGCCCTGGCGGTCGTGCATCGGTACAGAGCGGAGCGGACACTCAATCTGT CGTGGGAGGGTACATCGAGCGGACGGCGACCACGGACGCCTCTCCTATGCCGAAGCTACTGGCTGGCGCACACTGTGGCCACAGACCTCGCCTTCGTCATCACGCTCGTCTACTGGACGCTAGTCTATGACCCGA AAATGCATGAAATAAATGCGCTAAATCTTCTAGTCCATGGCGGCAACTCCGTAGTCATGTTGGTAGAATTGGCAGTGACGGCGCACCCCGTGCGAGCAGCCCATGCGCTCTATGGCGCCGGGGCAGGCCTGGCCTACGGGCTCTTTAGCGCAGTCTACTGGGCTGTCGGGGGCACAGATCGGGCTGGTCTCACTGCCATATATCCCGCGCTGGATTGGAATAAACCTG GCTCAGCATTCGGGTTCGTAGCGCTGTGCGCCGTGGTGATGGTGATGGCGCACGCACTCGCGACGTGCGGGGCGGCGCTGCGCGGGCGCCTGTCCGCGCGCTTGCGCGTTGGACGCCAGCAGCAGCAAGATCGGCAGGCGTTGCCGGCCTACTGA